A single region of the Populus nigra chromosome 2, ddPopNigr1.1, whole genome shotgun sequence genome encodes:
- the LOC133681892 gene encoding growth-regulating factor 1-like produces MDFGVQVGLDGLVGSDTSNSGFASLASSDPEAKQKLYGSGFLKQERPGNIDGDWRSSKLSKTESMLLEQSNSSLLKSSSNFLFADGQQQQQQQMLSFSYPRSAPSAERSSQNGTLPYFHLTSSAHNRNTGYSSGIYNAASMHGVLTETRWPFTQSQWMELEHQALIYKYIAANVPIPSNLLLPIRKALDSAGFPSFSAGFFRPNTLPWGAFHMGFSSNTDPEPGRCRRTDGKKWRCSRDAVADQKYCERHMNRGRHRSRKPVEGQSGHSAAAATTVKPANGTSSSTSSSVVRLRSTVSDSLTIAHNQQQAASPSNLSASNTLSRMFHTKENVGERTQDATAVSMLRSNMDLKSKETPFFISKQQNSYGESLRNEFGLVTSDSLLNHSQKSSSLMSCRNFGSSQDLTDQESVSQHSLRQFMDDWPKSQSDRSAVSWPELDQQSERTQLSISIPMAPADFMSSTSSPNNEKVTLSPLRLSREFDPIQMGLGVGGGGGSIANEPNQRQANWIPISWGTSMGGPLGEVLHNTNNNATAECKTTSSLNLMTYRWDNSPRIGSSPTGVLQKSAFASLSNSSAGSSPRAENKINEGGSLCNDLLGSTIVHSSSLPAM; encoded by the exons ATGGATTTTGGGGTTCAGGTGGGTTTGGATGGGTTGGTGGGTTCAGACACAAGTAATAGTGGTTTTGCTTCTCTTGCTAGCTCAGATCCTGAAGCAAAGCAGAAGTTGTACGGATCTGGGTTCTTGAAGCAAGAGAGACCTGGCAACATCGATGGTGATTGGAGGAGCTCTAAATTGTCCAAAACTGAGTCAATGCTGCTTGAGCAGAGTAACAGTTCACTTCTGAAATCTAGCTCCAACTTTCTCTTCGCTGATggacagcagcagcagcagcagcagatgcTCAGCTTCTCCTATCCCAGATCAGCTCCTTCAGCGGAGAGAAGCTCCCAAAATGGCACATTGCCGTACTTTCACCTCACATCTTCTGCTCATAATAGAAATACAG gCTACAGCTCTGGTATCTACAATGCTGCCAGCATGCATGGGGTTTTGACCGAGACCAGATGGCCATTCACTCAATCACAATGGATGGAGCTTGAACATCAGGCCTTGATCTACAAGTATATAGCAGCAAATGTGCCTATACCATCTAATCTGCTCCTTCCCATTAGAAAAGCTCTTGATTCTGCTGGGTTTCCTAGCTTTTCTGCTGGATTTTTCAGGCCCAATACAT TGCCATGGGGTGCTTTCCATATGGGTTTCTCCAGCAACACTGATCCGGAGCCAGGACGGTGTCGAAGGACAGATGGGAAGAAATGGCGGTGCTCAAGAGATGCAGTTGCCGATCAGAAGTATTGTGAGCGGCATATGAACAGGGGCCGCCATCGTTCAAGAAAGCCTGTGGAAGGCCAATCAGGCCATTCCGCTGCAGCCGCCACCACTGTAAAGCCAGCCAATGGCACTTCGTCTTCTACATCATCATCAGTGGTGAGGCTTCGCAGCACTGTGTCCGACAGCCTCACTATTGCTCATAATCAGCAGCAAGCAGCTAGTCCATCTAATCTTTCTGCCTCTAATACGCTCAGCAG GATGTTCCATACTAAAGAGAATGTAGGTGAGAGAACGCAGGATGCGACAGCCGTGTCCATGCTTCGATCCAACATGGACCTTAAATCTAAAGAAACTCCATTCTTcatatcaaaacaacaaaactcaTATGGGGAATCCTTACGAAATGAGTTTGGACTTGTCACCTCCGACTCCCTCCTCAATCACTCACAGAAAAGCTCATCTTTAATGAGTTGCAGAAATTTTGGTTCGTCTCAGGACCTCACTGACCAGGAATCTGTTTCACAGCACTCCCTCCGCCAATTCATGGATGATTGGCCTAAAAGTCAGTCTGATCGTTCTGCTGTTTCTTGGCCTGAACTTGATCAGCAATCTGAGAGAACCCAGCTATCGATTTCAATCCCCATGGCTCCTGCAGACTTCATGTCATCTACTTCCTCCCCAAACAATGAAAAAGTCACTCTCTCCCCATTGAGATTATCACGAGAATTTGATCCAATACAGATGGGACTGGGAGTGGGAGGTGGAGGTGGGAGTATTGCCAACGAACCAAACCAAAGGCAAGCCAACTGGATTCCCATTTCTTGGGGAACTTCAATGGGTGGTCCGCTCGGGGAGGTCTTGCACAACACCAATAACAATGCAACAGCAGAGTGCAAGACCACGTCATCGCTGAACCTGATGACCTATAGATGGGACAACAGTCCTCGTATAGGTTCATCTCCAACTGGGGTCTTACAAAAGTCAGCGTTTGCTTCCCTTTCAAATAGCAGTGCGGGAAGCAGCCCGAGGGCAGAGAACAAGATCAATGAAGGTGGCAGTCTCTGCAATGACCTCCTTGGATCAACTATTGTGCATTCTTCTTCATTGCCTGCCATGTAA
- the LOC133683166 gene encoding 1-aminocyclopropane-1-carboxylate synthase 3-like, translating to MKLLSRKATCNTHGQDSSYFLGWQEYEKNPYDEIKNPTGIIQMGLAENQLSFDLLESWLANNQDAAGFKKDGQSIFRELALFQDYHGLPAFKKALVEFMAEIRGNKVTFDQNKIVLTAGATSANETLMFCLAEPGEAFLLPTPYYPGFDRDLKWRTGVEIVPIQCTSSNGFQITAPALEDAFQEAQKRNLRVKGVLVTNPSNPLGTTITRSELNLLLSLITEKGIHLISDEIYSGTVFNSPGFVSVMEVLKDMKCESSQVWNRVHVVYSLSKDLGLPGFRVGAIYSNDDMVVSTATKMSSFGLVSSQTQYLLAALLSDKKFTRNYISENQKRLKQRQKLLVKGLEKAGISCLKSNAGLFCWVNMKHLLSSNTFDAEMELWKKIVHQVKLNISPGSSCHCTEPGWFRVCFANMSEETLNLAIQRLKSFVESMNINNQSHDHQLLKNSRRKSLAKWVLRLSFDHDREPEER from the exons ATGAAGTTGTTGTCTAGAAAAGCCACGTGTAATACTCATGGCCAAGATTCCTCTTACTTCCTAGGATGGCAGGAATACGAGAAGAACCCATACGATGAGATCAAGAATCCAACAGGCATCATTCAGATGGGTCTTGCAGAGAATCAG CTCTCTTTTGATCTTCTTGAGTCATGGCTTGCTAATAACCAGGACGCAGCTGGGTTCAAAAAAGATGGGCAGTCCATATTTAGAGAGCTTGCTCTTTTCCAAGATTATCATGGGCTTCCGGCGTTCAAGAAA gcATTGGTGGAATTCATGGCTGAAATAAGAGGCAACAAAGTAACCtttgatcaaaacaaaataGTACTCACTGCTGGTGCAACTTCGGCTAATGAGACACTCATGTTCTGCCTTGCCGAACCCGGGGAGGCCTTTCTTCTTCCCACTCCATACTACCCGGG ATTTGATAGAGATCTCAAGTGGAGAACCGGGGTTGAGATTGTACCAATTCAATGTACAAGCTCAAACGGCTTCCAAATCACTGCACCAGCCCTTGAAGATGCCTTTCAGGAAGCCCAAAAAAGAAACCTGAGGGTTAAGGGTGTCTTGGTCACAAACCCGTCAAACCCTTTGGGGACTACAATAACCCGCAGTGAATTGAATCTTCTTTTAAGCTTGATCACCGAAAAGGGCATTCATCTAATAAGCGATGAAATTTATTCAGGCACAGTTTTTAACTCTCCAGGGTTTGTAAGTGTCATGGAGGTTTTGAAGGATATGAAATGTGAAAGCTCTCAAGTTTGGAATAGAGTTCATGTTGTGTATAGTCTATCAAAGGATCTTGGTCTCCCTGGCTTTAGAGTTGGTGCAATTTACTCCAACGATGACATGGTTGTATCAACAGCAACTAAAATGTCCAGCTTCGGTTTAGTGTCTTCTCAAACTCAATATCTTCTTGCTGCTCTGCTCTCTGATAAAAAGTTCACGAGGAATTATATCTCTGAGAATCAAAAGAGGCTTAAACAACGTCAAAAATTGCTCGTCAAGGGCCTTGAAAAGGCAGGAATCAGCTGCCTAAAGAGCAATGCAGGCTTGTTTTGTTGGGTTAACATGAAGCATCTCTTGAGTTCTAACACATTTGACGCAGAAATGGAGCTTTGGAAAAAGATTGTTCATCAAGTTAAGCTCAATATCTCTCCTGGATCTTCTTGCCATTGCACCGAGCCAGGTTGGTTTCGAGTGTGCTTTGCTAACATGTCTGAAGAAACACTAAACCTTGCTATCCAACGATTGAAGTCATTTGTGGAGTCCATGAACATTAATAATCAAAGCCATGATCACCAACTGCTGAAAAACTCAAGAAGAAAGTCCCTCGCCAAGTGGGTCTTACGGCTATCCTTTGATCATGACCGTGAGCCTGAGGAACGATAG
- the LOC133682105 gene encoding uncharacterized protein LOC133682105: MDVEERKLFVGGIPRGTSEDTLRDHFSKYGVVSHLLVAKDQITKLPRGFAFVVFSDAASAARALQDSHVICGRTVEVKKAIPKTEKHQEHRQRHPHGNQETASNGSGMNSDNSTGNVNYYRTKKIFVGGLSSSLTDEQFRNYFEKFGRTVDAVVMQDSSNKPRGFGFVTFDSEESAAKVMRNSFHELNGKTVEVKKAVPKDRVNGDIGSCSSNGFADKGPEPENHPFYGPTHDPHYTPFLMYDGVHGYFYGMSFYGGVYPMVGFGRPVLGVSPMVPTIPFMPAAGPFPYSNACLYPAYMHDASSTWAMEVVGHNQIVEPGVNGEVDVVHDSNVHVPSNATTPPSEEGNVESESFGLKGGDVDAIHDSNGHVVPGMNGEEVGGCNQVVEPGVNGEVDVVCDSNGHVPSNATAPPSEEGKVGSGLEGGDVDAVPDNNGHVEPGVNGEVDAVHDSNGHVPSNAAAPPSEEGKVGNDAFGLKGGDVDAVPDINGHFEPDVNGEEVGGYNQIVEPDVNGEVDAFGDSNGHVPSNATAPPSEERKVGSDALGYQGSNDGALANGIE, from the exons ATGGACGTTGAGGAAAGGAAGCTTTTTGTGGGAGGCATACCGCGAGGGACGAGCGAGGACACTCTAAGAGATCACTTCAGTAAATACGGTGTCGTTTCGCATTTACTGGTGGCCAAGGACCAAATCACTAAATTACCAAGAGGGTTTGCTTTTGTTGTGTTCTCTGATGCTGCTTCTGCTGCTAGGGCTCTTCAAGATAGCCATGTTATTTGTGGAAGAACG gTAGAAGTGAAGAAAGCAATACCCAAAACTGAAAAACACCAAGAGCACCGGCAGCGCCACCCCCATGGTAACCAGGAAACTGCTAGCAATGGGTCGGGGATGAATAGTGATAATAGTACTGGCAATGTAAATTATTATAGGACTAAGAAGATATTTGTGGGAGGTTTATCATCTAGTCTAACTGATGAACAGTTTAGAAATTACTTTGAAAAGTTTGGTAGGACGGTAGATGCAGTTGTGATGCAGGATAGTTCAAACAAGCCTAGGGGCTTTGGGTTTGTCACCTTTGATTCCGAGGAATCTGCCGCCAAGGTTATGCGCAACAGTTTTCATGAGTTGAACGGTAAGACAGTGGAGGTTAAGAAGGCTGTGCCAAAAGATAGAGTAAATGGTGATATTGGTAGCTGTAGTTCAAATGGCTTCGCTGATAAAGGTCCTGAACCTGAAAATCACCCTTTCTATGGTCCGACACACGACCCACATTATACTCCTTTTCTGATGTATGATGGTGTTCATGGGTATTTTTATGGAATGAGTTTCTATGGGGGTGTGTATCCTATGGTAGGATTCGGAAGACCTGTTTTGGGTGTTTCACCAATGGTCCCTACTATCCCATTCATGCCTGCAGCTGGACCGTTTCCTTACAGCAATGCCTGTCTTTATCCTGCTTACATGCATGATGCGAGTAGCACTTGGGCTATGGAGGTTGTTGGGCATAATCAGATTGTTGAGCCTGGTGTGAATGGTGAAGTGGACGTGGTTCATGACAGCAATGTTCATGTTCCATCTAATGCCACAACACCTCCGAGCGAAGAGGGCAATGTTGAAAGTGAATCTTTTGGTTTAAAAGGTGGTGATGTGGATGCAATTCATGACAGCAATGGACATGTTGTGCCTGGTATGAATGGTGAAGAGGTTGGTGGGTGTAATCAGGTTGTTGAGCCTGGTGTGAATGGTGAAGTGGACGTGGTTTGTGACAGCAATGGACATGTTCCATCTAATGCAACAGCACCTCCGAGTGAAGAGGGCAAGGTTGGAAGTGGTTTAGAAGGTGGTGATGTGGATGCGGTTCCTGACAACAATGGACATGTTGAGCCTGGTGTGAATGGTGAAGTGGACGCAGTTCATGACAGCAATGGACATGTTCCATCTAATGCAGCAGCACCTCCAAGTGAAGAGGGCAAGGTTGGAAATGATGCTTTTGGTTTAAAAGGTGGTGATGTGGATGCGGTTCCTGACATCAATGGGCATTTTGAGCCTGATGTGAATGGTGAAGAGGTTGGCGGGTACAATCAGATTGTTGAGCCTGACGTGAATGGTGAAGTGGACGCCTTTGGTGACAGCAATGGACATGTTCCATCTAATGCAACAGCACCTCCGAGTGAAGAGCGCAAGGTTGGAAGTGATGCTCTGGGTTACCAAGGTAGTAATGATGGTGCTCTGGCTAACGGAATAGAGTAG